From one Candidatus Hydrogenedens sp. genomic stretch:
- the gmd gene encoding GDP-mannose 4,6-dehydratase — protein sequence MQEIGNKEKRRALITGITGQDGSYLAEFLLSKGYEVYGIVRRSSTETFERIAHIQDNITLIQADLTDQVSVIEAIQTANPHEVYNLAAQSFVPTSWKQPILTGDVTALGVTRVLEAIRVVNPKIRFYQASSSEMFGKVKETPQTENTPFHPRSPYGVAKVYGHMITVNYRESYDIFTCSGILFNHESPRRGLEFVTRKITHGVACIVHGLKNELLLGNLEAKRDWGFAGDYVEAMWLMLQQDTPDDYVIASEETHSVREFCEIAFSHVGLDWQKYVKTDQQFYRPAEVNLLLGNCSKAKAKLGWRKKHSFSDLVQMMVDADLKFVEKHIRESKAEA from the coding sequence ATGCAAGAAATCGGAAACAAAGAAAAACGCCGTGCCTTGATAACAGGAATTACTGGACAGGATGGCTCTTATCTCGCAGAATTTTTACTATCAAAAGGATATGAGGTATATGGTATTGTCCGCAGGTCAAGCACGGAAACATTCGAACGCATTGCTCATATTCAGGATAATATTACCCTCATTCAAGCGGATTTAACAGACCAGGTATCTGTGATTGAGGCTATCCAAACTGCCAACCCGCATGAAGTATACAATCTCGCGGCCCAGTCCTTTGTCCCTACTTCATGGAAGCAACCTATTCTAACGGGCGATGTAACCGCATTAGGCGTTACACGCGTATTAGAAGCCATTCGTGTAGTAAATCCCAAAATCCGTTTCTATCAGGCTTCTTCCAGCGAAATGTTTGGTAAGGTAAAGGAAACCCCTCAAACAGAAAATACTCCTTTCCACCCGCGTAGTCCCTATGGTGTCGCAAAAGTTTATGGTCACATGATTACCGTAAATTATCGGGAAAGTTATGATATTTTTACATGTTCAGGCATTCTTTTTAATCATGAATCCCCACGGCGAGGGCTTGAGTTCGTTACACGAAAAATAACTCATGGAGTTGCCTGTATTGTTCATGGATTGAAAAATGAATTGCTTTTAGGAAATCTGGAAGCCAAACGGGACTGGGGTTTTGCGGGTGATTATGTTGAAGCCATGTGGTTAATGTTACAGCAGGATACCCCCGATGATTATGTTATTGCCAGTGAAGAAACGCATAGCGTCCGTGAATTTTGTGAGATTGCATTTTCACATGTTGGACTGGACTGGCAAAAGTATGTTAAAACGGACCAACAATTCTATCGTCCCGCAGAAGTAAACTTGCTTCTGGGCAATTGTTCCAAAGCCAAAGCAAAATTAGGATGGAGAAAGAAACATTCATTCTCCGATTTAGTTCAAATGATGGTAGATGCTGACTTGAAATTTGTTGAGAAACATATTCGCGAATCAAAGGCAGAAGCATGA
- a CDS encoding GDP-mannose 4,6-dehydratase, producing the protein MKVLITGVAGFIGSSLADRLIACKHEVIGMDDFSPTYDPQIKRRYIETASKSDLFTLYEADICDRETLYEIFEKQRPDVVVHLAARAGVRPSLENPEEYYRINIIGSQNILDACRDIRPSHLVFASSSSVYGGSKAIPYSEEDPVMFPISPYAVTKRTNELQSHVYSSIYGLNVTMLRFFTVYGPRQRPDMGIHKFTKQIISGKPVILFGDGTSARDYTYIDDILDGIMKSIERPFQYEIFNLGESRTTKLIDLIEIISKCVGKPAEIEWQPYQPGDVEITYADITHAQTLLNYKPCIPVEEGIQRYVHWFKKFYNID; encoded by the coding sequence ATGAAAGTATTAATAACAGGTGTAGCGGGATTTATTGGTTCCAGCCTTGCAGACCGACTTATAGCATGCAAACATGAGGTTATTGGAATGGATGATTTTAGTCCAACCTATGACCCACAGATAAAACGAAGATATATAGAAACGGCTTCCAAATCTGACCTTTTCACATTATATGAAGCAGATATATGCGACAGAGAAACCCTATATGAAATTTTTGAAAAACAAAGACCGGATGTAGTGGTTCACCTTGCTGCCCGTGCCGGTGTTCGTCCTTCTCTTGAAAATCCCGAGGAGTATTACCGAATAAACATTATCGGTTCGCAAAACATATTGGATGCTTGTCGGGATATCCGTCCTTCTCATCTTGTATTTGCGTCCAGTTCATCGGTATACGGAGGAAGTAAAGCCATCCCTTATTCCGAGGAGGACCCCGTAATGTTTCCCATCAGTCCCTATGCAGTAACCAAACGAACAAATGAACTCCAATCCCATGTTTATAGTTCCATCTACGGACTGAATGTAACCATGCTCCGCTTTTTTACGGTATATGGTCCGCGACAAAGACCCGATATGGGAATTCATAAATTTACAAAGCAAATCATCTCAGGGAAACCTGTCATTCTTTTTGGCGATGGGACTTCCGCTCGTGATTATACTTATATTGATGATATTCTGGATGGGATTATGAAAAGTATTGAGAGACCCTTTCAATATGAAATTTTTAATCTGGGTGAAAGTCGAACAACAAAACTTATTGACCTAATAGAAATCATTTCAAAATGTGTAGGCAAACCTGCGGAAATTGAATGGCAACCTTATCAACCGGGGGATGTAGAAATCACCTATGCAGATATTACACATGCCCAAACTTTACTTAACTACAAACCCTGCATCCCCGTAGAAGAAGGTATTCAACGCTATGTTCACTGGTTCAAAAAGTTTTACAATATTGATTAG
- a CDS encoding cyclic nucleotide-binding domain-containing protein produces MENLAKYQQYAEKITIFKELTAEEVAHLLKQGRVFDYPQGKTIFYEGQLGSALFVILSGKVGLYKKAKEIAVIGVGDVFGEMSVLNKSPRTASAVALTPVRVFTMDEHQLSTMMDTKIAVRFLMNIIHVLSERLERMNKGA; encoded by the coding sequence ATGGAAAATTTGGCGAAGTATCAACAGTATGCAGAAAAAATAACAATATTTAAAGAACTAACAGCTGAAGAAGTTGCCCATCTTCTCAAACAGGGGAGGGTTTTTGATTATCCTCAAGGAAAGACTATTTTTTATGAAGGGCAATTAGGTTCGGCTTTGTTTGTTATATTATCCGGTAAAGTTGGATTGTATAAAAAGGCGAAAGAAATTGCGGTAATTGGTGTTGGGGATGTTTTTGGGGAAATGTCCGTATTAAACAAATCGCCGAGAACGGCGTCTGCGGTAGCACTTACACCTGTTCGTGTTTTTACGATGGATGAACACCAATTGTCTACCATGATGGACACGAAAATTGCCGTTCGTTTTTTAATGAATATTATCCATGTTCTTTCGGAGCGATTAGAACGAATGAATAAAGGTGCATGA
- a CDS encoding TIM barrel protein → MKKSEQTIKHKTGRRDFIKTISIATLTSPIIATTTSAQDTTPSKGRIKQSVSRWCYGKIPMPDFCKAVKEIGLVGIDLLDPNEWAIVKEHGLICTMANGPGGIEKGWNDPANHKHLIDNAAKRLREVAEAGLTNMIVFSGNRGKIDDKEGLENCVKGLKEIMPLAEQLGVNVIMELLNSKRDHKNYMCDHTSWGVELAKRIASPRFKLLYDIYHMQIMEGDIIQTLKDNIQYIGHIHTGGVPGRNDIDETQELNYRRICEVLVELNYDGFVAHEFVPKNPDPLQSLKRAFEICNV, encoded by the coding sequence ATCTCCATCGCCACATTAACCTCACCTATCATAGCCACAACTACCTCTGCTCAGGATACAACACCATCCAAGGGACGCATAAAGCAATCCGTTTCACGCTGGTGTTATGGGAAAATCCCCATGCCTGATTTTTGCAAAGCAGTAAAAGAAATCGGCTTGGTTGGTATTGATTTGCTTGACCCGAACGAATGGGCAATTGTTAAAGAGCATGGACTTATTTGCACAATGGCAAACGGTCCCGGCGGAATTGAAAAAGGTTGGAATGACCCCGCTAACCATAAACACCTCATTGACAATGCAGCAAAACGCCTCCGTGAAGTCGCCGAAGCAGGACTTACCAACATGATTGTCTTTTCCGGCAATCGCGGTAAAATTGATGATAAAGAAGGTTTAGAAAACTGCGTTAAAGGGCTAAAAGAAATTATGCCCTTAGCAGAGCAATTAGGTGTTAATGTTATTATGGAATTGCTCAACAGCAAACGCGACCACAAAAATTATATGTGCGACCATACCTCCTGGGGCGTAGAATTAGCAAAACGCATTGCTTCCCCGCGTTTTAAACTCCTCTATGACATTTACCACATGCAAATTATGGAAGGCGATATTATCCAGACACTCAAAGATAACATTCAATACATCGGACATATCCATACAGGTGGCGTTCCGGGTAGAAATGATATTGACGAAACACAAGAATTAAACTATCGCAGAATTTGCGAAGTGCTCGTAGAACTGAATTATGATGGCTTCGTCGCCCACGAATTCGTCCCTAAAAACCCCGATCCTCTCCAATCCCTAAAACGCGCCTTCGAAATATGTAATGTATAA